Proteins from one Flavobacterium branchiarum genomic window:
- a CDS encoding DUF1456 family protein yields MTNNDILKKLRVALMLRDDQIVEILELVDFRISKSELGAFFRAEDHENYMECGDQVLRNFLNGLVIHLRGTKENPKNPNDVLAKHKAEIPAKGSTKERPEFKAKSKDEERARGDQAPSNKSGAPAKKPFKKNNSKSAPKIQIVEKVKFNFGKNKKS; encoded by the coding sequence ATGACAAATAACGATATCCTAAAAAAACTACGCGTAGCCTTGATGCTCCGTGACGACCAAATAGTTGAAATATTAGAATTGGTAGATTTTAGAATTTCAAAATCAGAGTTGGGTGCTTTTTTTAGAGCCGAAGACCATGAAAACTATATGGAATGTGGAGATCAGGTATTGCGTAACTTCTTAAACGGATTGGTAATTCATTTAAGAGGAACAAAAGAAAATCCTAAAAACCCTAATGATGTTTTAGCAAAACACAAAGCAGAAATTCCCGCTAAAGGTAGCACAAAGGAAAGACCTGAGTTTAAAGCTAAATCAAAAGATGAAGAAAGAGCTAGAGGAGATCAAGCACCATCTAATAAATCTGGAGCTCCTGCAAAAAAACCTTTCAAAAAGAACAATAGCAAATCTGCTCCAAAAATACAAATAGTTGAAAAAGTAAAATTCAACTTCGGTAAAAACAAAAAATCCTAA
- a CDS encoding dipeptide epimerase has protein sequence MQLIIRAYNLKLKHTFRISRKTIDFQPTVIVELKKEGYSGFGEATSNPYYNITIPILENDIEKIRPIIEAIEDETPEEFWSKINPLLQDNKFALCALDNAYNDWYARKKGLKLYQLWDYSIQNNPLTNYTIGIDSIEKMVSKMEELPWPIYKIKLGTPEDIAIVTELRKHSNAVFRIDANCGWSVEETIKNAIELKKLGVEFLEQPLKADDWEGHREVFKHSVLPIVADESCIIESDIAKCHNHFHGVNIKLMKCGGITPGRRMLQEAKQLGLKTMIGCMTESTVGISAIAHLLPELDYVDMDGPLLLEKDIASGVIIQNGAIKYAEGNGTGVILY, from the coding sequence ATGCAATTAATTATCAGAGCATACAATTTAAAATTAAAACATACTTTTAGGATTTCAAGAAAAACGATCGATTTTCAACCAACAGTAATCGTAGAATTAAAAAAAGAGGGGTATTCGGGTTTTGGTGAAGCAACATCTAATCCTTATTATAATATTACCATTCCGATATTAGAAAATGATATCGAAAAAATTCGTCCAATAATTGAAGCAATAGAAGATGAAACTCCAGAAGAGTTTTGGTCAAAAATAAATCCATTATTACAAGACAATAAATTTGCTTTATGCGCTTTAGACAATGCATACAACGATTGGTATGCTAGAAAAAAAGGCTTAAAATTATATCAGCTATGGGATTATTCTATCCAGAACAATCCATTAACCAATTATACCATCGGAATTGATTCTATAGAAAAAATGGTTTCTAAAATGGAAGAATTACCTTGGCCTATTTATAAAATAAAACTTGGAACTCCCGAAGACATAGCTATTGTAACCGAATTAAGAAAACATAGTAATGCCGTTTTTAGGATTGATGCCAATTGTGGATGGAGCGTTGAGGAAACGATTAAGAATGCTATCGAACTAAAAAAACTTGGAGTCGAATTTCTAGAACAACCTCTCAAAGCTGATGATTGGGAAGGACATCGTGAAGTTTTTAAACATTCGGTTTTACCAATTGTTGCCGATGAAAGTTGCATCATCGAAAGCGATATTGCTAAATGCCATAATCATTTTCATGGAGTAAACATAAAATTAATGAAATGTGGCGGAATCACTCCCGGACGTCGAATGTTGCAGGAAGCAAAACAATTGGGATTAAAAACAATGATTGGTTGCATGACAGAATCTACAGTCGGAATTTCGGCTATCGCCCACCTTTTACCTGAGCTTGATTATGTCGACATGGATGGGCCTTTGCTATTAGAAAAAGACATTGCAAGTGGCGTTATTATACAAAATGGAGCGATAAAATATGCTGAAGGAAATGGAACTGGAGTAATCTTGTATTAA
- a CDS encoding excinuclease ABC subunit B, whose product MNTNAEKISLLLELISFSTVDGELHKREYDFLSLVAQELNIDEVTFKDLFHQEIPSLVIKSEFQRIQQFYRLALIMHCDGILHTREAAAIQQIAIDMGLNPIATKRILNLMKDAPNAMIDPELLLKIFQEQHN is encoded by the coding sequence ATGAATACTAATGCCGAAAAAATAAGTTTACTTTTAGAACTAATATCTTTCTCAACTGTCGATGGTGAATTGCATAAGAGAGAGTATGATTTTTTGTCGTTGGTTGCTCAGGAATTAAATATTGACGAAGTGACTTTTAAAGATTTATTTCATCAGGAAATCCCTTCATTGGTTATTAAATCCGAATTCCAACGTATTCAGCAATTTTACAGATTGGCTTTAATTATGCATTGCGATGGTATATTGCATACTAGAGAAGCTGCAGCAATACAACAAATCGCTATCGATATGGGATTAAATCCTATAGCAACGAAGCGTATTCTTAATTTAATGAAGGATGCACCAAATGCAATGATTGATCCTGAGTTATTATTGAAAATTTTTCAGGAGCAACATAATTAA
- the uvrB gene encoding excinuclease ABC subunit UvrB gives MNFQVASDYSPKGDQPQAIEKLTQGIIDGEKYQTLLGVTGSGKTFTVANVIQEVQRPTLVLAHNKTLAAQLYSEFKQFFPNNAVEYFVSYYDYYQPEAFMPVTGVFIEKDLSINEELEKMRLSTTSSLLSGRRDILVVASVSCLYGIGNPVEFQKNVIAIERDQVISRTKLLHSLVQSLYSRTEADFIPGSFRIKGDTVEVYPSYADDGYRIHFFGDEIEEIESFDIKTSQVIEKFNKLTIYPANMFVTSPDVLQGAIWQIQQDLVKQVDYFKEIGKHLEAKRLEERTNFDLEMIRELGYCSGIENYSRYLDGREAGTRPFCLLDYFPDDYLMVVDESHVTLSQVHAMYGGDRSRKENLVEYGFRLPAAMDNRPLKFEEFEAMQNQVIYVSATPADYELQKTDGVYVEQVIRPTGLLDPIIEVRPSLNQIDDLIEEIQIRCELDERVLVTTLTKRMAEELAKYLTKVSIRCRYIHSDVDTLERIEIMQDLRKGIFDVLIGVNLLREGLDLPEVSLVAILDADKEGFLRSHRSLTQTIGRAARNINGKAIMYADKITASMQKTIDETNYRRTKQINFNLEHNQVPQALNKKIESAFVKNPLVEYELGHTLSEAAEPETAYLSKAELEKLIREKRKSMEKAAKELDFLQAAKLRDDIKKLQEQLP, from the coding sequence ATGAATTTTCAAGTAGCCTCAGATTACAGTCCAAAAGGAGATCAACCGCAAGCAATTGAAAAATTAACCCAAGGTATAATCGATGGCGAAAAATACCAAACGCTACTTGGGGTAACAGGTTCAGGAAAAACATTTACAGTTGCCAACGTTATTCAAGAAGTGCAAAGACCAACTTTGGTTTTGGCACACAACAAAACATTGGCGGCACAATTATATTCAGAATTCAAACAGTTTTTTCCAAACAACGCCGTAGAATATTTCGTTTCCTACTATGATTACTATCAGCCAGAAGCTTTTATGCCCGTTACTGGAGTATTTATAGAGAAAGATTTATCTATAAACGAAGAGTTGGAGAAAATGCGTTTAAGCACAACATCATCCCTACTTTCAGGACGACGCGATATATTAGTCGTAGCTTCTGTTTCTTGTTTGTATGGTATCGGAAATCCAGTAGAATTCCAAAAAAATGTTATTGCAATAGAAAGAGATCAGGTTATTTCGAGAACCAAATTATTACATAGTCTTGTACAAAGTTTATATTCAAGAACCGAAGCCGATTTTATCCCCGGAAGTTTCAGAATAAAAGGAGACACTGTAGAGGTATATCCTAGCTATGCAGATGATGGATATAGAATTCACTTTTTTGGAGATGAAATAGAAGAAATAGAATCTTTTGATATAAAAACGTCTCAAGTAATTGAGAAATTCAACAAACTTACAATCTACCCTGCCAATATGTTTGTAACATCACCAGATGTATTACAAGGAGCAATTTGGCAAATACAACAAGACTTGGTTAAACAAGTTGATTATTTTAAAGAAATAGGAAAACACCTAGAAGCAAAACGGCTAGAAGAACGTACCAATTTTGATTTAGAAATGATTCGTGAGCTAGGGTATTGTTCAGGTATCGAAAACTATTCTCGTTATCTAGACGGAAGAGAAGCAGGAACAAGACCATTCTGTTTGCTTGATTATTTTCCAGATGATTATTTAATGGTAGTAGATGAAAGTCACGTTACACTATCACAAGTTCATGCCATGTATGGAGGAGATAGAAGTCGTAAGGAGAATCTTGTTGAATATGGTTTCCGCTTACCTGCTGCAATGGACAATCGTCCTTTAAAATTTGAAGAATTTGAAGCCATGCAAAACCAAGTAATTTATGTTTCGGCTACTCCAGCAGATTATGAATTACAAAAAACAGACGGTGTGTATGTAGAGCAAGTAATTCGTCCAACTGGGTTATTAGATCCAATTATCGAAGTACGCCCAAGTTTGAATCAGATTGATGATTTAATCGAAGAAATTCAAATCCGTTGCGAATTAGACGAACGTGTTTTAGTCACTACTTTAACAAAAAGAATGGCTGAAGAATTAGCCAAATACTTAACCAAAGTTAGTATTCGATGTCGTTACATTCACTCAGATGTAGATACTCTAGAACGTATCGAAATTATGCAGGATTTACGAAAAGGAATTTTTGATGTCCTAATTGGAGTAAATTTACTCCGTGAAGGTTTGGATTTACCCGAAGTTTCACTTGTTGCAATTCTTGATGCTGATAAAGAAGGTTTCTTACGTAGTCATAGATCATTAACACAAACCATTGGTCGTGCTGCGAGAAACATCAACGGAAAAGCAATTATGTATGCTGATAAAATTACGGCAAGCATGCAAAAAACTATCGATGAAACCAATTATCGCCGTACAAAACAAATTAATTTTAACCTCGAACACAACCAAGTTCCACAGGCATTAAATAAAAAAATCGAAAGTGCATTTGTCAAAAATCCATTAGTAGAATATGAATTAGGTCACACTTTAAGCGAAGCAGCTGAACCTGAAACTGCTTATTTATCTAAAGCAGAACTAGAAAAATTGATTCGTGAAAAACGTAAATCAATGGAAAAAGCTGCAAAAGAGCTTGACTTTCTTCAGGCAGCAAAATTGCGTGACGATATTAAAAAACTACAAGAACAATTGCCTTAA
- the rlmF gene encoding 23S rRNA (adenine(1618)-N(6))-methyltransferase RlmF yields MKATNNAEKTSLHPRNPHRSRYDFEQLITDYPELKKFVGINEHGIETIDFSDPEAVKALNKALLIHYYDIQNWDIPKNFLCPPIPGRADYIHYLADLLATTNNGVIPEGEGVLGLDIGIGANCIYPILGNAVYGWSFVGTDIDERAIQNCSKIIEANPKLIDAISLQQQTESRFIFKNIITPEDRFTFTICNPPFHSSSEEANKSAVRKATSLDPKANRKAAPVLNFGGHNAELWCDGGEIGFVTQMIYESAKYPMQCLWFTTLVSKKENLSSIYKTLNKVNASIVKTIDMAQGQKTSRIVAWSFLTEAQQAKWNFKTEL; encoded by the coding sequence ATGAAAGCTACAAATAACGCCGAGAAAACGAGTCTACATCCTAGAAACCCACATCGTTCACGCTACGATTTTGAACAACTAATTACGGATTATCCCGAATTAAAAAAATTCGTGGGGATAAACGAACACGGAATCGAAACGATTGATTTTAGTGATCCCGAAGCAGTAAAGGCACTTAATAAAGCCTTGTTGATTCATTATTACGACATCCAAAACTGGGACATTCCTAAAAATTTTCTTTGCCCTCCAATTCCTGGAAGAGCAGATTACATACATTACTTAGCCGATTTATTAGCAACAACAAATAACGGAGTAATTCCTGAAGGTGAAGGTGTTTTAGGTTTAGATATAGGTATTGGTGCCAATTGCATTTATCCAATATTAGGAAATGCAGTTTATGGCTGGAGTTTTGTTGGAACTGATATCGATGAAAGAGCAATCCAAAATTGCAGTAAAATAATCGAAGCCAATCCTAAACTAATTGACGCTATCAGTTTGCAACAGCAAACAGAGTCTCGTTTTATATTCAAAAATATAATTACGCCAGAAGACAGATTTACATTTACGATTTGCAATCCTCCATTTCACTCTTCATCAGAAGAAGCAAATAAAAGTGCCGTTCGAAAAGCAACAAGTCTAGATCCAAAAGCCAATAGAAAAGCAGCTCCTGTTTTAAACTTTGGAGGCCATAATGCCGAATTATGGTGCGATGGTGGAGAAATAGGATTTGTTACACAAATGATATATGAAAGTGCCAAATACCCAATGCAATGTTTGTGGTTTACTACATTAGTTTCTAAAAAAGAGAATCTATCTAGCATCTACAAAACATTGAACAAAGTAAATGCTTCAATTGTAAAAACAATAGATATGGCACAAGGTCAGAAAACTAGTCGTATCGTCGCTTGGTCATTTCTTACCGAAGCACAACAAGCTAAATGGAATTTTAAAACCGAACTTTAA
- a CDS encoding thiamine diphosphokinase, with translation MSSHHIVRDDQEPALIIANGAACNPELLGQLLEWSPLIIVLDSAMERVVDLGIKVDVLLGDFDRGFDPEIYKPTQYPIEIVHTPDQDKTDLEKAFDYLIERKIPAVNVIWATGKRADHTIANITNIVRYRNLLKIVILDDHSKIFLLPNKFEKWYTANTPISLIPIGVANGVFSDNLVYPLHNDTLTIGYRTSSSNAVSKDGIVKITYTDGDLLLMECFD, from the coding sequence ATGTCATCACATCATATCGTACGCGACGACCAAGAACCTGCATTAATCATAGCAAACGGAGCAGCCTGCAATCCTGAATTATTAGGACAATTATTAGAATGGTCTCCTTTGATAATCGTATTGGATTCGGCCATGGAACGCGTAGTCGATTTAGGCATAAAAGTCGATGTCTTATTAGGTGATTTCGATCGTGGATTTGACCCCGAAATATACAAACCCACACAATATCCAATCGAAATTGTACATACTCCAGATCAAGACAAAACTGATTTAGAAAAAGCATTCGATTATTTAATCGAACGAAAAATACCCGCAGTAAATGTAATTTGGGCAACCGGAAAAAGAGCCGATCATACCATTGCAAACATAACCAATATTGTTCGCTACCGAAATTTGTTGAAGATTGTAATCCTCGACGATCATTCCAAAATATTTTTATTGCCAAATAAATTCGAAAAATGGTACACTGCTAACACCCCAATATCACTTATCCCAATTGGAGTAGCAAACGGTGTTTTTTCAGATAATTTAGTATATCCTCTACACAACGACACGCTCACAATAGGCTATAGAACCAGCAGTAGCAATGCCGTTTCTAAAGATGGAATCGTAAAAATCACTTATACCGATGGCGATTTATTACTAATGGAATGCTTTGATTAA
- a CDS encoding RidA family protein, which produces MKHLLLSLFSLFAFNTKAQTFKNPEALFDPTPYGFSHASSVKTAGELIFISGQSGGLGKEHKLSPDFREQTQVALKNIVTVLDSYKLKPENIMKITILIVDHNQEKLKIWNEEINKVWKNKPFPASTLIPVPRLAIDGMQIEVDATVFKTSK; this is translated from the coding sequence ATGAAACATTTACTTCTCTCCCTATTTTCTCTATTTGCATTTAATACAAAAGCGCAAACTTTTAAAAATCCAGAAGCCTTATTCGATCCTACTCCTTATGGTTTTAGCCATGCCTCATCTGTAAAAACAGCAGGCGAACTTATTTTTATATCAGGTCAAAGCGGCGGATTAGGAAAAGAGCACAAACTAAGTCCCGATTTTAGAGAACAAACACAAGTAGCATTAAAAAATATTGTGACAGTATTAGACAGCTACAAGTTAAAGCCAGAGAATATTATGAAAATCACGATTCTAATTGTTGACCATAATCAAGAAAAACTAAAAATCTGGAACGAAGAAATTAACAAAGTTTGGAAAAACAAACCATTTCCTGCCAGCACCTTAATTCCTGTTCCGAGATTAGCCATCGACGGAATGCAGATTGAAGTTGACGCTACTGTTTTCAAAACATCAAAGTAA
- a CDS encoding GyrI-like domain-containing protein has product MEPRIEKLTEKKIVGKRITTSFSINRTKELWQSFMPNRKEIKNNVSLKLHSIEVYPESHFVNFNPKNEFEKWAGVEVTDFHSVPADMETITIPSGLYVVFIHKGPASNGHKTYQYIFADWLPKSEYLLENRPHFAVMGEKYKHEDPTSEEEIWIPIKQKN; this is encoded by the coding sequence ATGGAACCAAGAATAGAAAAATTAACAGAAAAGAAAATCGTTGGAAAACGAATTACAACTTCTTTTTCTATTAATAGGACAAAAGAACTATGGCAAAGTTTTATGCCAAACCGAAAAGAAATAAAAAACAATGTCAGTTTAAAACTACATTCTATTGAAGTATATCCAGAATCCCATTTTGTCAATTTCAACCCTAAAAATGAATTCGAAAAGTGGGCTGGCGTAGAAGTAACCGATTTTCATTCAGTTCCTGCCGATATGGAAACGATTACAATTCCAAGTGGATTATATGTCGTTTTTATTCATAAGGGACCAGCAAGTAACGGACATAAAACATATCAATATATTTTTGCCGATTGGTTGCCTAAGTCAGAATATCTATTAGAAAACAGGCCTCATTTTGCAGTAATGGGCGAAAAATACAAACATGAAGATCCAACATCCGAAGAAGAAATCTGGATTCCGATAAAACAAAAAAATTAA
- a CDS encoding DUF4249 domain-containing protein, producing the protein MKKINILILFITTLFITSCEEVVDVDLKTAPPKLVVEAVINWTKGTTGNQQKIKLTTTTDYYNPVIPVVSGATVFIQNSTNKVYTFLEIPKTGQYVCTNFEPVINETYVLTIISGGNTYSATETLKSVAPITRIEQKNDGGIMKDEIEVKAYFNDPANEPNYYLYHYTYSNKILTNYSAAEDRFFNGNEFFSSSNNDDLKPGDQVEISHIGISKSYYNFMNILISIAGNNSGGPFQSPPATVRGNVINKTNVSDYPLGYFSLGEIETKKYIIQ; encoded by the coding sequence ATGAAAAAAATAAATATATTAATCCTTTTTATAACAACCTTGTTTATTACAAGTTGTGAAGAAGTTGTAGATGTTGATTTAAAAACAGCCCCACCTAAATTAGTGGTCGAAGCAGTTATCAATTGGACCAAAGGAACAACTGGAAATCAGCAAAAAATAAAATTAACTACAACAACAGATTATTACAATCCCGTAATTCCTGTTGTTTCTGGAGCGACAGTGTTTATACAAAATAGTACAAACAAAGTATATACTTTTTTAGAAATTCCTAAAACGGGACAATACGTTTGTACCAATTTTGAACCTGTAATTAATGAAACTTACGTTTTAACTATTATTAGCGGAGGAAACACATATTCCGCAACCGAAACTTTAAAATCGGTAGCGCCTATTACTAGAATAGAACAAAAAAACGATGGTGGTATCATGAAAGATGAAATTGAAGTAAAAGCCTACTTTAATGATCCTGCTAATGAACCTAATTATTATTTATACCACTATACATATTCTAATAAAATACTAACAAACTATTCGGCGGCTGAAGATAGATTCTTTAACGGAAATGAATTTTTCAGTTCCTCAAATAACGATGATTTAAAACCAGGTGACCAAGTTGAAATAAGCCATATCGGTATCTCAAAAAGTTATTATAACTTTATGAATATTTTAATAAGCATTGCTGGTAATAATAGTGGCGGACCGTTTCAATCTCCTCCTGCTACTGTAAGAGGTAATGTTATAAATAAAACAAATGTAAGTGACTATCCTTTAGGTTATTTTTCTCTTGGAGAAATCGAAACTAAAAAATACATAATCCAGTAA
- a CDS encoding TonB-dependent receptor: protein MILKKVSLLLIVFFATFSSIAQEKFTLSGTISDSKNNETLIGVNIYIPSLKIGATTNEYGFYSITAPKGEYQIEISYVGYQSFEQTISLTKNIKINFSLKEGGEELQEVIITDNRGRANTRTPEMSVNKLSITSIKKMPVVMGEVDVLKSILLLPGVTNAGEGASGFNVRGGGADQNLILLDEATIFNSSHVFGFFSVFNPDAIKDLKLYKGGIPARYGGRASSVLDIYQKDGNSKDFHMNGGIGLISSRLLAEGPLVKDKGSFLIGGRASYGHLFLKLTDDMKDNSVYFYDLNAKFSYKLNDNNSLYLSGYFGRDVFSIAKSFANTYGNTTLNLRWNHLFSDKLFTNLSLIYSDYYYGLDLDLVGFKWDSGIKNYNIKYDFKNYISDKFKLNYGVNAIYYEFNPGNIKPTDGKIGINPEQLDKKYAFEPAIYIEAENQIAKKLTLSYGLRFSMFSRLGSSTVNLYEKNNPVVFDPVRQIYEKATPVGTQYYSKNKSIADYKNLEPRFSIGYQINEDQAIKASYNRMAQYLQLISNTSSPTPLDVWMPSDQFIKPQLADQVALGYFRNFQDGDYSLEAETYYKKIKNRLDYIDGADLIANNAIEQVLLNGRMRSYGIELMFKKNTGKLTGWVSYTLSKSEQQTPGRTPEETGINNGQWYNSVYDKLHNLAVTTSYALNEKWSFGANFALQSGQPVSYPNSYYEYLVQVPNYGLRNENRLPAYHHLDVSATLTPRSNKDRNWKGEWVFSIYNLYNRHNAASINFRQNTDTGYNEAVKTSIFGMVPAVSYNFKF from the coding sequence ATGATTTTAAAAAAAGTTAGTTTATTACTTATTGTATTTTTCGCTACTTTTTCTTCTATAGCACAAGAAAAATTCACTCTCAGTGGTACCATCTCAGACTCAAAAAATAATGAAACCTTAATTGGTGTCAATATTTACATCCCATCATTAAAAATAGGCGCAACAACCAACGAATATGGTTTTTATTCTATTACAGCCCCAAAGGGAGAATATCAGATAGAAATCAGTTATGTTGGATACCAATCTTTTGAACAAACTATTTCTTTGACAAAAAACATTAAAATCAATTTCTCATTAAAGGAAGGTGGTGAAGAGCTTCAAGAAGTAATCATAACCGACAATAGAGGAAGAGCCAATACGCGTACACCTGAAATGAGTGTAAACAAACTTTCTATAACATCCATAAAAAAAATGCCAGTTGTTATGGGAGAAGTCGATGTATTAAAATCGATTTTATTACTCCCAGGTGTTACCAATGCTGGAGAAGGAGCTTCTGGATTTAATGTTCGTGGTGGTGGTGCAGATCAGAATTTAATACTTCTTGATGAAGCTACTATTTTCAACTCTTCACATGTTTTTGGTTTCTTCTCTGTATTTAATCCAGATGCCATCAAAGATTTAAAACTATATAAAGGTGGAATCCCTGCTCGTTACGGCGGTAGAGCTTCTTCTGTTTTGGATATTTATCAAAAAGATGGAAATAGTAAAGATTTCCATATGAATGGTGGAATCGGTTTAATTTCTAGCCGACTTCTAGCCGAAGGCCCATTAGTAAAAGACAAAGGATCGTTTTTAATTGGAGGAAGAGCTTCATACGGACATTTATTCCTAAAACTTACCGATGATATGAAAGACAATTCCGTTTATTTTTATGACTTAAATGCAAAATTCAGTTATAAACTAAACGACAATAACAGTTTATATCTATCTGGTTATTTTGGTCGTGATGTATTTAGTATCGCCAAAAGCTTTGCAAATACTTATGGAAACACAACTTTAAACTTGCGTTGGAATCATTTATTTTCTGATAAACTATTCACAAATCTATCTTTAATTTATAGTGATTATTATTACGGTCTTGATTTAGATTTAGTAGGTTTCAAATGGGATTCTGGAATTAAGAATTACAATATCAAATATGATTTCAAGAATTATATTTCAGATAAGTTCAAATTAAATTATGGTGTAAATGCAATTTATTATGAATTTAATCCCGGAAATATAAAACCAACAGATGGCAAAATTGGAATTAATCCAGAGCAATTAGATAAGAAATATGCATTTGAACCTGCAATTTATATTGAGGCTGAAAATCAAATCGCTAAAAAACTAACCCTTTCTTACGGACTTCGTTTTAGCATGTTTTCTCGTTTAGGCTCTTCAACAGTTAACTTGTATGAGAAAAACAATCCTGTTGTTTTTGACCCAGTACGTCAAATCTATGAAAAAGCAACTCCAGTAGGAACACAATATTACAGCAAAAACAAATCTATCGCCGATTATAAAAATTTAGAACCACGTTTTTCTATTGGCTATCAAATTAACGAAGACCAAGCCATTAAAGCTAGTTATAACAGAATGGCGCAGTACTTACAATTAATATCAAACACCTCATCTCCTACACCGCTTGATGTATGGATGCCAAGCGACCAGTTCATCAAACCTCAACTTGCAGATCAGGTAGCTTTAGGTTATTTCAGAAATTTCCAAGATGGAGATTACTCTCTTGAAGCAGAAACCTACTACAAGAAAATTAAAAACCGACTAGATTATATTGATGGTGCCGATTTAATAGCAAATAACGCTATCGAACAAGTACTTTTAAATGGACGTATGCGTTCTTATGGTATCGAATTAATGTTTAAGAAGAATACTGGAAAACTAACTGGATGGGTTTCTTATACATTATCTAAATCAGAACAACAAACTCCTGGAAGAACTCCAGAAGAAACAGGAATTAACAACGGACAGTGGTACAATTCCGTGTACGACAAACTACATAATTTAGCTGTGACAACTTCGTATGCACTAAACGAAAAATGGTCATTTGGTGCTAATTTCGCCTTACAATCGGGGCAACCAGTATCCTATCCAAATAGTTATTATGAATACTTAGTTCAGGTTCCTAATTATGGTTTACGTAACGAAAATAGATTACCTGCATATCATCACTTAGATGTTTCTGCAACATTAACACCAAGATCAAATAAAGATAGAAATTGGAAAGGAGAATGGGTTTTTAGTATTTACAATCTTTATAACAGACATAATGCTGCGTCGATTAATTTTAGACAAAATACCGATACAGGATACAATGAAGCTGTAAAAACTTCTATATTCGGAATGGTGCCTGCAGTTAGCTATAATTTTAAATTTTAA